Below is a window of bacterium DNA.
TCAGAAAATTTTCAGAATGCAGAGTTAACTTTACGCTTCCAACGATCGGATTTACCTGCCGGTTTAAGCGATCCTGTTAATGCGAATCCACGGCTGATCTCGGTCTATTCAAATGATGGAGGTTTGACTTGGATTTTTGAACCGGGCGGCAGTTGCACGGTCGATAATCAAGGCTCTGATGGCAATACATTCCAGTATAACCTTACCGGATTGAATCACATGTCACAATGGGCATTAACCACCGATGGAATGCAACCGGTACTTACTACTCCGAATGGTAACGACACTCTTGTTATTGGCACAACAACCACGATCCGTTGGAACAATTCGATTCGGGGTGGATTGGTAACAATCCAATTGAATCGCAATTACCCCTCAGGCAACTGGGAGACTATACTCACCAATACACCCAATGATTCGTTGGAGAATTGGGTGGTGTCGGGAGCAGTAACCAGTAATGCCCGGTTCCGGATTTTCTCAGAGCTGTTTGCTACCGATGGCGATACCAGTAATGCAGCGACCGTTATTCGAAACCCCGGTGCAGTATCGGTTGTTACAGTAACATATCCCAATGGTGCGGAATCCTTGCGAATTGGTGTTACCGATACAATTCGCTGGAGCGCACCAACACTATCGGGTAATGTGTCAATTGAACTGAAACGAAATTATCCCACCGGAAATTGGGAAACGCTTTTCTCAAACACGGTGAACGATGGAAAACAAGCGTGGTCAATAAGCGGCATCGAAACGACAAATGGTAGAATCCGAATTCGTTCGGTAACAACGCCAACAACCGGTGACACTTCGGATGCGAATTTCGAAATCTACCGGCGAGCGGTTCGGATTACCTATCCGAACAGTGGTGAGATTGTAACATTGAATGTTGAAGACACGATTCGTTGGACTTCGCGCGACGTTACCGGAAATGTGCAAATTAAATTTACCCGCAACTATCCCAATCCGCCGTGGGTGACTGTTCCCAATGGAATTAGTGTACCGGTTTCACAGGGTTACTTACCGTGGACACCAACTGGAACCACAACAACCAACGCTCGTGTCGCGATAATTCCTGCGTCATATGTCGATGCCGCCGATACATCGGATGGTAGTTTTTCGATACAAGACCGTGCGTTAACTCTTACCCACCCAAATGGTGGGGAAGTGCTGTTGTTGAATCGAGCGGATACAATCCGGTGGACGGCAACCTACACCAGCACTGCCTCATTGTTCCTGATGCGACATGGTGTGAATGGAACCGAGGAAGTGATTTCCGCTGTGGACACCATCCCAACCCGGCGTGGCTATTTTATCTGGACACCGACGGGAACGCTGACCGACAGCGCATACATCCATATTGTCGATACCTATTATGGAATCGAGGATTGGTCGGATAACCAATTCCGGATCGTAAATTCTATGATGACAGTATCGCGACCGAATGATGGTGAAGTATTCTACTTCGGTTTACCCGATACGATTCGATGGACACCTTACAACATCACAGGAAATGTAGCTGTTGATCTCAGGCGAACGGTTACTGGTCTATGGGAGACGCTGTTCGCCAATCAATCGAACACCGGCTCTGTCGCATGGATTCCCACCGGCAATAGTTCTATCAGCGCAAAAGTACGTATTCGCAGTTTGAGCAATCCGGCAGTCTATGACACCTCTGACTTCCCGTTCAGTTTAACGAATTATCCTTGGTCTGCGTCTCAGCTGACTGTTTACAATCCGAATGCCGGAACGAACCATTTACTCGCTTGGACGCCGACGATTCCTTTCGATGTTTCCTCGAATAATCTTCCACCAATCGAGGTCTCGTTCCCAACCCAATTGAATGGTTATGCCAATCCGGATTCGATACTACTCTGCTATACAATGATTGCTGCCGATGCGTTGGTGAGTGATCGAACGATTCGCCGGTTCTGGATGACATCTCCATCGTCGCAACAATTCCAGAATGCCAGTTTAGCTTTACGATTCGCCGCGGCAGACGTTCCGCTTGGCATTAGCGATCCGGTAACCGTGTATCCACCTTTACGGGCTGCTTATTCGGATAACGATGGGCTCGATTGGGTCATCCAGTCCGGAGGAACCATCGTACGTGATACCGGTGCCATTAGCTCATACCGGTTCCAGTTGAGTTCCTTGAGCCATCTTGCAAAATGGTCAATCGTCAATTCCGGACTACAACCGGTTATCACACATCCTAATGGTGGTGAGCGGTTACTACTTGGGCAATTAGACACAATTCGCTGGAGCAATAACATTCGCGGTGGGTTGGTGTCCATCCAAATCAATCGAAGTTATCCAACTGGGACTTGGGAAACCCTCTTTGCTTCGACTCCCAACGATAGTATGGAAGTCTGGACTGTAAGCGGCGCGCTATCTACAACCACACGAATCCGGATTGTCTCCGATTGGTTTACTACCGATGGCGATACCAGTAACACCAATTTTGATATTGCCACCAATGATCCACCCGCCGCTCCGCGCAACTTGATTGTGACAAGATCGGGCGATGATGCAATGCTCAATTGGACACGCGTCGACAGTTCGCAAAGCGGGTATCCGATTATCGTATCGGGTTACAACGTTTACTCCCGAGACATATGGACGAATCCCTGGGTTCTGCGCAGCTCGCTTATAGGAACGAATGAATTAACCTGGCGAGATACCAGTGGCGTCCGGGATAACAGCAAACGATTCTACATCGTGAAAGCATTTATCGGCGGCACGATTGATACAATCGATACGCAACCGGAAATCGAAGCGGTTGCACTACCCGAGTCGTTACCGCGAAAGGGCCCGGTACGATGAGCGATGCATTAATGGCGTCGCTAACGGCGCAACTTCGAAAACTGAATTCTTCTGCCGATAAAAGCGAAGCGCAGACCCCGCGCATGTTACCGGGTGAGCGGCGCGAGATCGCAATTCTCTTTCTTGACTTAAAAGGATTTACACAGTTGTCGGAGAAATTGCAAGACCCGGAGATGATTCACTTAATCGTGAACGGGCCTGATGGGGTAATGACAACGTTACACAAGATTGTTGAGTTTCATGGCGGTTATGTCGATAAGTACGAAGGCGATTTAATCATGGCGCTGTTCGGAGCTCGGCAGGCATCGGAAAATGATTGTCATCGCGCCGTTAGTTGCGGCATGAAACTCATGGAAGCGGTAGCCACCATTGATGATGCCCTTTCTGGACTTGGGGTGAGAATTGGCGCTCGCTGTGGGATAAATTTCGGATGGGTGACGTTTGGCCCCGACCCATCGGGACACGATACTGCGATGGGATCAGCAGTGAACATTGCCTCCCGCATGGAGTCGACGGCGGAAGTTAATACCGTGCAAGCCACCAATGCCGTAGTGCGAGCGACACAGGATTATTTCCTTTGGGAAAATTTAGGCGACATTCTGGTAAAGGGATTGGAAAAACCGGTACACGCATACCGGGTCATTGGCTATGGCGATCTTCATAAAGCGCGCTGGGAACGTACGTCTTGGATGCAGCATGTACCAATGGTTGGCCATGCGGAAGAATTAAAGGCACTGCTTGAACATTGGAACAAATTCCATTTCGAGCGTGAACTGAATCCGCGGGGTGGTGTAAAACACACCATGATTGGATTGCGGGGTGAGCCCGGTATAGGTAAATCACGATTGGTGTTTGAGTTCCTGAAACGTACGCAATCCGAACAAAATTTCCTGTTGCTACACGGACACACGATGTCGGTCGCACAGTCGCCCTATTACATGTGGGCGTGCATTTTGCGCGACTTATTTCACATTGCAAGCGAAAAACCCGATCAAGAACGTTTCCAATTCGTATTCGATGAATTTCTACGTCAAGCGGACGTCGAGAAGCATCCGAACATACCGCGGTTGTTTCCCTATTTGTCCTATGTACTGGGACTACCGGTTCCTGAACTCGAAGCGATCCCCGACTCGATTCGCATTGAACAAATCAAGCTTGCCTTGCGCGATTGCTTTCTCATCATCGCTCACACAAAATTTCCCATCGTCTTTTTCCTTGATGACTTACATTGGGTAGATTCCTCTTCGCAGGAGCTGCTCGAATTTCTGGTCGCAAACAGCGACACGGAGAATCCGTTTTTTTTCCTTGGTACCTACCGACCGGATCGAGATGATGGCACACCAATTGAATTTAAACTACATCCCGGGTATGTCAATTTTCAGGAAATTCCAATTCCACCACTCACCGAAGAGCAAACCACCCAACACATTGCTGAAATCTTACAAGGATACCTTTCCAATTCATCTACAACAGAGATTCCTATCGAGTCACAACGAATTGTGTATTACTTTTCTCACGGAAATCCCTTTTTTACCGAAGAGTTAATTCTCGATTGGTTGGAGACCGGTGAATTATACAACCGCGATGGTATCTGGATTTTTGAACCGTCGGCGAAGCGACTCGAACTACCCAATAGTATCACCAGTTTAGTTAGAGCAAGGGTAGATCGATTACCGGTGGAAACCAAACTCGCTTTGCAACAATGCTCCGTGATTGGACTCGACTTTTCTCTTCGATTGTTTCAACGAGTAAAGAATAAGTTGTCGCTCTCCGACAATGCCGCGCCATTACTGAATGACTTAGTCTTTCGTGATTTTCTCCGCAGCATTTCGTCATTACACGACGCGATGTACAAATTTAAACTCACGACGACAAAAAGTGTCGCCTACTCGACCTTGTTAATGAATAATCGGAGTTTGCTTCATCGTTTAACTGCGGAATCAATTGAAGAATTGTTTGATAATGACCGCGATATGAATGCGGGAATTCTGGCGGAACATTGGCATCTCGCGAATGAAGTAAGCAAATCGTTGAAATATGGAATCACCGCGTTGCGCTGGCTTCGCCGCGGCGGCAATAACCGGGAAGCGGCAACCTTATATGAGAAGTTACTCCGGTGGCTGCCGGAAACAGCGATGGATCCGAATGATCAATTTGCCGTTCACGCATTCGATTTACTGAAACTTGCCGAAGCGATTGCAAATAGTTTGGGTGATCGCGTAACTCAAAAAGTACATCTCGCAAAATTGTCGCTGTTCGTTCAGAGTGATCGGTTCAAAAAAGACGCTGCAATGATAATCAACCGGTGGGGTAATTTCTGTTATGTTACCGGGGATTTTGAAGCAGCACGAACCTACTATGAAGAATGCGTTACTGTTTCGAACACAGTTCACGATGAAAAATCAGCCGCACACGCCACC
It encodes the following:
- a CDS encoding tetratricopeptide repeat protein yields the protein MSDALMASLTAQLRKLNSSADKSEAQTPRMLPGERREIAILFLDLKGFTQLSEKLQDPEMIHLIVNGPDGVMTTLHKIVEFHGGYVDKYEGDLIMALFGARQASENDCHRAVSCGMKLMEAVATIDDALSGLGVRIGARCGINFGWVTFGPDPSGHDTAMGSAVNIASRMESTAEVNTVQATNAVVRATQDYFLWENLGDILVKGLEKPVHAYRVIGYGDLHKARWERTSWMQHVPMVGHAEELKALLEHWNKFHFERELNPRGGVKHTMIGLRGEPGIGKSRLVFEFLKRTQSEQNFLLLHGHTMSVAQSPYYMWACILRDLFHIASEKPDQERFQFVFDEFLRQADVEKHPNIPRLFPYLSYVLGLPVPELEAIPDSIRIEQIKLALRDCFLIIAHTKFPIVFFLDDLHWVDSSSQELLEFLVANSDTENPFFFLGTYRPDRDDGTPIEFKLHPGYVNFQEIPIPPLTEEQTTQHIAEILQGYLSNSSTTEIPIESQRIVYYFSHGNPFFTEELILDWLETGELYNRDGIWIFEPSAKRLELPNSITSLVRARVDRLPVETKLALQQCSVIGLDFSLRLFQRVKNKLSLSDNAAPLLNDLVFRDFLRSISSLHDAMYKFKLTTTKSVAYSTLLMNNRSLLHRLTAESIEELFDNDRDMNAGILAEHWHLANEVSKSLKYGITALRWLRRGGNNREAATLYEKLLRWLPETAMDPNDQFAVHAFDLLKLAEAIANSLGDRVTQKVHLAKLSLFVQSDRFKKDAAMIINRWGNFCYVTGDFEAARTYYEECVTVSNTVHDEKSAAHATGNIGLIAMHDKQYEEAEARFVRAIQQFIQLQDEYSLNLFELNLAGMCFLKGEIERSTLLLEKVQERAHRLQDRNGEARVWNNLSLIQLHQGQLDAAITSCLSASKIYREIGERKSEGIVLTNLARLYQKTQETAKSRKYYADAILIHQEVGNSIEEKKAQAELAALSR